In Streptomyces sp. NBC_00483, a single window of DNA contains:
- a CDS encoding HU family DNA-binding protein: protein MNKAQLVEAIADKVGGRQQAADAVDAVLDAIVRSVVSGDRVSVTGFGSFEKVDRPARYARNPQTGERVRVKKTSVPRFRAGQGFKDLVAGSKKLPKNDVAVKKAPKGSLSGGASATVKKAAAKKATTAKKATAKKTTAKKTTAAKKATPAKKATTAKKAATAKKATAKKTAAKKAAPAKKAATAKKAAPAKKATAKKTAPATKATAKKAPAKKSTARKTTAKKATARKK, encoded by the coding sequence GTGAACAAGGCGCAGCTCGTAGAAGCCATTGCCGACAAGGTTGGTGGCCGTCAGCAGGCCGCTGACGCCGTCGACGCCGTACTCGACGCCATTGTGCGTTCCGTGGTCAGCGGTGACCGCGTCTCGGTCACGGGCTTCGGCTCGTTCGAGAAGGTCGACCGCCCGGCCCGCTACGCCCGCAACCCGCAGACCGGGGAGCGCGTCCGGGTCAAGAAGACCTCGGTGCCGCGTTTCCGCGCGGGCCAGGGCTTCAAGGACCTCGTCGCGGGTTCGAAGAAGCTCCCGAAGAACGACGTCGCGGTCAAGAAGGCGCCCAAGGGCAGCCTGAGCGGCGGCGCTTCGGCGACGGTCAAGAAGGCGGCGGCCAAGAAGGCCACCACCGCCAAGAAGGCCACCGCCAAGAAGACGACGGCGAAGAAGACCACCGCCGCCAAGAAGGCGACCCCGGCCAAGAAGGCGACCACCGCCAAGAAGGCCGCCACCGCCAAGAAGGCCACGGCGAAGAAGACCGCCGCCAAGAAGGCCGCCCCGGCCAAGAAGGCCGCCACCGCCAAGAAGGCGGCCCCGGCGAAGAAGGCCACCGCCAAGAAGACGGCGCCCGCCACGAAGGCCACGGCCAAGAAGGCGCCCGCCAAGAAGTCCACGGCGCGCAAGACCACCGCCAAGAAGGCCACCGCCCGCAAGAAGTAA
- the cofC gene encoding 2-phospho-L-lactate guanylyltransferase gives MQWTLVIPLKPLVRAKSRLAPTAGDALRPSLALAFAQDTVAAARACTAVRDVVVVTDDSRAERELAALGAHVVPDAPQAGLNAALAHGETFVRSEHRAAAIAALNADLPALRPSELARVLATAAAFPRAFLPDAAGIGTTLLSAAPGTELLPAFGGASRARHTASGAAELPVEGVHSVRQDVDTGDDLRAALALGVGPHTARAAAGLLIPD, from the coding sequence GTGCAGTGGACCCTGGTGATACCGCTGAAACCGCTGGTGCGGGCCAAGAGCAGACTGGCCCCGACGGCGGGAGACGCCCTGCGCCCAAGCCTCGCCCTGGCGTTCGCCCAGGACACCGTGGCCGCCGCGCGGGCCTGTACGGCGGTGCGGGATGTGGTGGTCGTCACGGACGATTCCCGCGCCGAGCGCGAACTGGCGGCCTTGGGCGCCCACGTGGTCCCGGACGCCCCACAGGCGGGCCTCAACGCCGCTCTCGCACATGGAGAGACGTTCGTACGCTCCGAACACCGGGCCGCCGCCATAGCCGCCCTGAACGCCGATCTGCCGGCCCTGCGCCCCTCCGAATTGGCCCGCGTTCTCGCGACGGCCGCCGCATTTCCCCGCGCATTTCTGCCCGATGCCGCCGGAATCGGCACAACACTCTTGTCCGCGGCCCCCGGCACGGAATTGCTGCCCGCATTCGGCGGGGCATCGCGCGCCCGCCACACGGCGTCCGGCGCCGCGGAACTCCCCGTCGAAGGCGTCCACTCCGTACGCCAGGACGTCGACACCGGCGACGACCTGCGGGCGGCGCTCGCCCTCGGCGTGGGCCCGCACACCGCGAGGGCCGCGGCGGGGCTCCTGATCCCGGACTGA
- a CDS encoding lysophospholipid acyltransferase family protein, with translation MSRRRIGFWYRFAAVLCKPPLVVLFKRDWRGMENIPADGGFITAVNHNSHLDPFLYAHFQYNTGRVPRFLAKHGLFRKGFVGAAMRGTGQIPVYRESTNALSAFRAAIDAVERGECVAFYPEGTLTRDPQLWPMTGKTGVARVALQTKCPVIPVGQWGATEALAPYSKKPDFFPRKTHHVLAGEPVDLSEFYDREITPDLLKEVTEVIMTAITAEVAELRGEKAPEKRYDPREARIQQRRKLHGDKGSSATSAASGTTEESSK, from the coding sequence GTGTCCCGCCGCAGAATCGGCTTCTGGTACCGCTTCGCCGCGGTCCTCTGCAAACCACCGCTGGTGGTTCTGTTCAAGCGGGACTGGCGTGGAATGGAGAACATTCCGGCCGACGGAGGCTTTATCACCGCGGTCAACCACAATTCGCATCTGGATCCGTTCCTCTACGCCCACTTTCAGTACAACACGGGACGGGTCCCGCGTTTCCTCGCCAAGCACGGCCTCTTCAGGAAGGGGTTCGTGGGCGCGGCGATGCGCGGCACCGGACAGATTCCCGTCTATCGCGAGTCCACGAACGCGCTGAGCGCCTTCCGGGCCGCGATCGACGCGGTGGAGCGCGGTGAGTGTGTGGCCTTCTATCCGGAAGGAACGCTCACCCGCGATCCCCAACTGTGGCCGATGACCGGAAAGACGGGCGTCGCGCGCGTGGCGCTGCAAACGAAGTGCCCGGTGATTCCGGTCGGCCAGTGGGGCGCCACCGAAGCGCTCGCGCCGTACTCCAAGAAGCCGGACTTCTTCCCGCGTAAAACGCACCATGTGCTCGCCGGTGAGCCCGTCGACCTCTCCGAGTTCTACGACAGGGAGATCACGCCCGACCTCCTGAAGGAGGTGACCGAGGTCATCATGACCGCGATCACCGCCGAGGTGGCGGAGCTGCGCGGCGAGAAGGCGCCGGAGAAGCGTTACGACCCGCGTGAGGCGCGCATCCAGCAGCGGCGCAAGTTGCATGGGGACAAGGGCAGTTCGGCCACTTCGGCCGCGAGCGGTACGACCGAGGAGAGCAGCAAGTGA
- a CDS encoding NAD(P)H-dependent glycerol-3-phosphate dehydrogenase encodes MTRPVKAAVFGTGSWGTAFAMVLADAGCDVTLWARRAELAEAVNSTRTNPDYLPGVELPENVRATADPAEAAADADFTVLAVPSQTLRQNLGEWAPLLAPDTVLVSLMKGVELGSAMRMSEVIEDVTKVGEDRIAIVTGPNLAREIAARQPAAAVVACRDEAVAQRLQVASHTPYFRPYTNTDVIGCELGGAVKNVIGLAVGIADGMGLGDNTKGSLITRGLAETTRLGLAMGADPLTFSGLAGLGDLVATCSSPLSRNHTFGTNLGKGMTLQETIAVTKQTAEGVKSCESVLDLARRHGVDMPITETVVAIVHEGKSPVVAVKELMSRSAKPERR; translated from the coding sequence GTGACACGACCCGTGAAGGCCGCCGTCTTCGGCACCGGCTCCTGGGGCACCGCCTTCGCGATGGTGCTCGCGGACGCGGGCTGCGACGTCACCCTCTGGGCCCGCCGCGCCGAACTCGCCGAGGCCGTCAACTCCACGCGTACGAACCCGGATTACCTGCCCGGCGTGGAACTCCCGGAGAACGTGCGGGCCACCGCCGACCCGGCCGAGGCCGCGGCGGACGCCGACTTCACGGTGCTCGCCGTGCCCTCGCAGACGCTGCGCCAGAACCTGGGGGAGTGGGCGCCGCTGCTCGCTCCCGACACCGTCCTCGTCTCGCTCATGAAGGGCGTCGAGCTCGGTTCGGCGATGCGGATGAGCGAGGTCATCGAGGACGTCACGAAGGTCGGTGAGGACCGCATCGCGATCGTCACCGGGCCCAACCTCGCGCGCGAGATCGCCGCACGCCAGCCCGCCGCCGCGGTCGTCGCCTGCCGCGACGAGGCCGTGGCCCAGCGGCTCCAAGTCGCCAGCCACACCCCGTACTTCAGGCCCTACACGAACACCGACGTGATCGGCTGCGAGCTCGGCGGCGCGGTCAAGAACGTGATCGGGCTCGCCGTCGGCATCGCGGACGGCATGGGGCTCGGCGACAACACGAAGGGCTCGCTCATCACGCGCGGGCTCGCGGAGACGACCCGGCTCGGGCTCGCCATGGGCGCGGACCCGCTGACGTTCTCCGGACTCGCGGGCCTCGGCGACCTGGTGGCCACCTGCTCCTCGCCGCTGTCGCGCAACCACACCTTCGGCACGAACCTCGGCAAGGGCATGACCCTTCAGGAGACCATCGCGGTCACCAAGCAGACCGCCGAGGGCGTCAAGTCCTGCGAGTCGGTGCTCGATCTGGCGCGCCGGCACGGCGTAGACATGCCGATCACGGAGACCGTCGTCGCGATCGTCCACGAGGGCAAGTCCCCGGTCGTCGCGGTGAAGGAGCTCATGTCGCGCTCCGCCAAGCCGGAACGACGCTGA
- a CDS encoding D-alanine--D-alanine ligase family protein, whose amino-acid sequence MSSENLPQSPASTAGGPKPRVAVVFGGRSSEHGVSVVTAGAVLRAIDRSKYDVLPIGITREGRWALTADDPERMAITDRQVPDVADLAESPEGGVVLPVDPGSREVVYNEPGSVPKALGEVDVVFPVLHGPYGEDGTIQGLLDLSGTPYVGCGVLSSAVGQDKEYMKRIFTSFGLKVGPYLVVRPREWERDQEGARRRVADFVGDHGWPLFIKPARAGSSIGITKVDSFEGLDEAIETAREHDPKVIIEAGIVGREIECGVLEFEDGPRASVPAEIPPADSHAFYDFEAKYIDSAAGIVPAPLSEEQTAEVRRLAVDAFEAMSCEGIVRADFFLDEDGEFVINEINTLPGFTPISMYPRMWQESGVSYPELVDRLIQAALRRSTGLR is encoded by the coding sequence ATGAGCAGCGAGAACCTCCCCCAGAGCCCTGCGTCCACCGCAGGTGGGCCCAAGCCGCGTGTGGCCGTCGTCTTCGGTGGCCGCAGCTCCGAGCACGGCGTCTCCGTGGTCACGGCGGGCGCCGTGCTGCGCGCCATCGACCGCTCCAAGTACGACGTGTTGCCGATCGGCATCACGCGCGAGGGGCGTTGGGCGCTGACGGCGGACGATCCCGAGCGGATGGCCATCACCGACCGACAGGTGCCGGACGTCGCCGATCTCGCCGAGTCGCCCGAGGGCGGCGTGGTCCTCCCGGTCGACCCGGGCTCCCGCGAAGTCGTCTACAACGAGCCGGGATCGGTCCCCAAGGCCCTCGGCGAGGTCGACGTGGTCTTCCCCGTGCTGCACGGCCCGTACGGCGAGGACGGCACGATCCAGGGCCTCCTGGACCTCTCCGGAACCCCGTACGTCGGCTGCGGTGTGCTCTCCTCGGCCGTCGGCCAGGACAAGGAGTACATGAAGCGCATCTTCACGTCCTTCGGGCTGAAGGTGGGGCCCTACTTGGTCGTGCGCCCGCGCGAGTGGGAGCGGGATCAGGAAGGCGCCCGCCGCCGCGTCGCCGACTTCGTCGGGGACCACGGCTGGCCGCTGTTCATCAAGCCCGCGCGCGCGGGTTCGTCGATCGGCATCACGAAGGTCGACTCCTTCGAAGGGCTCGACGAGGCGATCGAGACGGCCCGTGAGCACGACCCGAAGGTGATCATCGAGGCCGGCATCGTCGGGCGCGAGATCGAGTGCGGGGTCCTGGAGTTCGAGGACGGGCCGCGTGCCTCCGTCCCGGCCGAGATCCCGCCGGCCGACTCCCACGCCTTCTACGACTTCGAGGCGAAGTACATCGACTCCGCGGCCGGCATCGTGCCCGCGCCGCTGAGCGAGGAGCAGACCGCAGAGGTCCGCCGGCTCGCCGTCGACGCCTTCGAGGCCATGTCCTGCGAGGGGATCGTGCGGGCGGACTTCTTCCTCGACGAGGACGGGGAGTTCGTCATCAACGAGATCAACACGCTGCCGGGCTTCACGCCGATCTCCATGTACCCGCGGATGTGGCAGGAGAGCGGAGTGAGCTACCCGGAGCTGGTGGACCGGCTCATCCAGGCGGCGCTGCGGCGGTCGACCGGACTGCGGTAA
- a CDS encoding DUF3515 domain-containing protein — protein sequence MKSYRHRIRHGRLIRLSIAVPSLSLLIATAGCASTDEAPKAAVPTPDAKAAKLCRNLDKVLPEKVDGLERNDPEPGSELTAAWGSPAIILRCGVPWPDAALKTSSNTATIDGVGWVADELDDGAQRMTTGGRLAYVEVTIPKDEVTKNGAGSLVDLAGPIKKAIPKGIAD from the coding sequence GTGAAGTCATATCGTCACCGGATCCGGCACGGCCGACTGATCCGCCTGTCCATCGCGGTGCCCTCGCTCTCCTTGCTGATCGCCACCGCGGGCTGCGCTTCGACGGACGAGGCGCCAAAGGCGGCGGTTCCCACTCCGGACGCGAAGGCCGCCAAGCTGTGCCGGAACCTGGACAAGGTCCTGCCGGAGAAGGTCGACGGACTCGAGCGCAACGATCCCGAACCGGGCTCGGAGCTCACCGCGGCGTGGGGAAGCCCCGCGATCATACTGCGCTGCGGCGTGCCGTGGCCCGACGCGGCGTTGAAGACGAGCAGCAACACCGCGACGATCGACGGCGTCGGCTGGGTCGCGGACGAACTCGACGACGGCGCACAGCGGATGACGACGGGCGGACGCCTCGCCTACGTAGAGGTGACGATCCCCAAGGACGAGGTGACCAAGAACGGGGCGGGCTCCCTGGTCGACCTCGCCGGCCCCATCAAGAAGGCGATCCCCAAGGGGATCGCCGACTAG
- a CDS encoding Lrp/AsnC family transcriptional regulator yields the protein MVQAYILIQTEVGKASTVAELIGKIPGVIQAEDVTGPYDVIVRAQADTVDELGRMVVAKVQQVDGITRTLTCPVVHL from the coding sequence GTGGTACAGGCGTACATCCTGATCCAGACCGAAGTAGGCAAGGCGTCGACCGTCGCCGAGCTGATCGGGAAGATTCCAGGAGTGATCCAGGCCGAGGACGTCACCGGCCCCTACGACGTGATCGTGCGCGCGCAGGCCGACACGGTCGACGAGCTCGGCCGCATGGTGGTCGCCAAGGTCCAGCAGGTGGACGGCATCACGCGCACTCTGACCTGCCCGGTAGTCCACCTGTAG
- a CDS encoding thiamine-phosphate kinase: protein MKGTVGELGEFGLIRELTSRLTTTPAVRIGPGDDAAVIAAPDRRVVASTDVLLENRHFRRDWSTAYDVGRKAAAQNLADIAAMGAVPTALLLGLVVPAELPASWPSELMDGLRDECQVAGAAVVGGDVVRGDTITVAITALGDMQGHEPVTRSGAQPGDVVAVTGWLGWSAAGYAVLSRGFRSPRAFVEAHRRPEPPYHAGPAAAGLGATAMCDVSDGLIADLGHIAESSKVRIDIKSGQVDVPSQMSDIGQAVGVDPLQWVLSGGEDHAIVATFPPSVKLPARWKVIGEVLGPSSLSQVTVDGAPWTNQGGWDHFGDGYAGGEIES from the coding sequence ATGAAGGGCACCGTCGGCGAGTTGGGGGAGTTCGGCCTCATCCGAGAGCTGACCTCTCGGCTCACCACCACCCCGGCCGTACGCATCGGTCCCGGCGACGACGCCGCCGTGATCGCGGCACCGGACCGCAGGGTCGTCGCCAGCACGGACGTCCTGCTGGAGAACCGGCACTTCAGGCGCGACTGGTCCACCGCGTACGACGTCGGGCGCAAGGCCGCCGCGCAGAACCTCGCCGACATCGCGGCCATGGGCGCCGTGCCGACGGCGCTGCTCCTCGGCCTCGTGGTGCCCGCCGAACTGCCCGCGTCCTGGCCGTCGGAGCTGATGGACGGGCTGCGCGACGAGTGCCAGGTGGCGGGCGCCGCCGTCGTCGGCGGCGATGTCGTACGCGGCGACACGATCACCGTGGCGATCACCGCGCTCGGCGACATGCAGGGCCACGAGCCGGTGACCCGGTCCGGCGCACAGCCCGGTGACGTCGTGGCCGTGACCGGCTGGCTGGGCTGGTCCGCCGCCGGATACGCGGTGCTCTCGCGCGGCTTCCGCTCGCCCCGCGCCTTCGTGGAGGCGCACCGCCGCCCCGAACCGCCGTACCACGCGGGCCCCGCGGCGGCCGGGCTCGGCGCCACCGCCATGTGTGACGTGAGCGACGGGCTCATCGCCGACCTGGGCCACATCGCCGAGTCGAGCAAGGTCCGTATCGACATCAAGTCGGGGCAGGTGGATGTGCCCTCGCAGATGAGCGACATCGGCCAGGCCGTCGGCGTCGACCCGCTGCAGTGGGTGCTGAGCGGGGGCGAGGACCACGCGATCGTGGCCACCTTCCCGCCGTCGGTGAAGCTGCCCGCCCGCTGGAAGGTGATCGGCGAGGTGCTCGGCCCCTCGTCGCTGTCCCAGGTGACCGTGGACGGGGCGCCCTGGACGAACCAGGGTGGCTGGGACCACTTCGGGGACGGCTACGCCGGAGGCGAGATCGAATCGTGA
- the rpmB gene encoding 50S ribosomal protein L28, translated as MAANCDVCGKGPGFGNSISHSHRRTPRRWNPNIQRVRAVISGTPKRLNACTSCIKAGKVSR; from the coding sequence GTGGCTGCCAACTGCGACGTCTGTGGCAAGGGGCCGGGCTTCGGCAACAGCATCTCCCACTCGCACCGCCGTACGCCCCGTCGCTGGAACCCGAACATCCAGCGTGTGCGTGCCGTGATCAGTGGGACGCCGAAGCGCCTCAACGCCTGCACCTCGTGCATCAAGGCCGGCAAGGTCTCGCGCTGA
- a CDS encoding DAK2 domain-containing protein: MPVQLLEEAQVPQVLDVIAVRAWCSLALEALGRDRAEIDAINVYPVADGDTGTNLYLTLESAHQAVEAVFAGLEAGPEPAAPALPEVMRAMAHGALIGARGNSGTILAQLLRGMAQVLAGSGDGEGDHAAGADADALRLALGRAAESAREAVAHPVEGTVLTVATAAAAAASGVDGDCRDVVRAAYEGACVALDATPGQLAALGSAGVVDAGGRGLVAVLGALSEAVSGEAAPVRRGGAGIHARVDAVPDGVLLECPEDEGAAGPAFEVIYLLEADDGAVARLRTRLDALGDSLVVVGGDGLWNVHVHVDDAGAAVEAGVEAGRPYRIRITHFGLGDVHATHASAPRERAQRAVVAVVPGDGLAGLYREAGATTVPDRPGEPPASGELVGAIRRAHAREVVLLPNDAELRHTAAAAAEQARAEGIRIALIPTRSAVQGIAAIAVHEPDRRFDEDVVAMTSAAGATRYGELAVAERQSWTMAGICQAGDVLGLIDGDVAVIGGEVPVTARTVLDRMLAAGGELVTLVLGEEVSDEVAAGLEQHVRESYLAVDTVVYRGGRQSALMLIGVE; the protein is encoded by the coding sequence GTGCCAGTCCAGCTGCTCGAGGAGGCGCAGGTGCCGCAGGTGCTCGACGTGATCGCGGTGCGCGCCTGGTGCTCACTCGCCTTGGAGGCGCTGGGTCGTGACCGCGCGGAGATAGACGCGATCAACGTCTATCCGGTCGCCGACGGGGACACCGGCACCAATCTCTATCTGACCCTCGAGTCCGCGCATCAGGCGGTCGAGGCGGTCTTCGCCGGGCTCGAGGCGGGGCCCGAGCCGGCCGCTCCCGCGCTCCCCGAAGTGATGCGCGCCATGGCGCACGGCGCCCTCATCGGTGCCCGGGGCAACTCCGGGACGATCCTCGCGCAGCTGCTCCGGGGCATGGCACAGGTCCTCGCCGGGAGCGGAGACGGTGAGGGAGATCACGCGGCGGGAGCCGACGCCGACGCCCTGCGGCTGGCGCTGGGCCGGGCCGCCGAGTCCGCGCGCGAGGCGGTCGCCCACCCCGTGGAGGGCACGGTCCTGACCGTGGCGACGGCAGCCGCGGCGGCCGCCTCCGGGGTTGACGGGGACTGCCGGGACGTCGTCCGTGCCGCCTACGAAGGCGCGTGCGTGGCGCTCGACGCGACGCCGGGGCAGCTCGCAGCCCTGGGCAGCGCCGGGGTCGTGGACGCCGGTGGGCGGGGGCTCGTGGCCGTCCTGGGGGCGCTGAGCGAGGCGGTCTCGGGGGAGGCGGCGCCGGTGCGCCGGGGTGGAGCGGGCATCCACGCGCGCGTGGATGCCGTTCCCGACGGTGTGCTGCTCGAATGCCCCGAGGACGAGGGCGCCGCGGGACCCGCCTTCGAGGTCATCTACCTGCTCGAAGCGGACGACGGGGCGGTGGCCCGGCTGCGGACGCGGCTGGACGCCCTCGGGGACTCGCTGGTCGTCGTCGGCGGGGACGGCCTGTGGAACGTCCACGTGCATGTGGACGACGCGGGCGCGGCCGTGGAGGCGGGCGTCGAGGCCGGGCGCCCGTACCGCATCCGCATCACGCACTTCGGGCTCGGCGATGTGCACGCGACGCACGCCTCGGCGCCGCGGGAGCGTGCGCAGCGGGCCGTGGTGGCCGTTGTGCCGGGCGACGGGCTCGCCGGGCTGTACCGGGAGGCGGGCGCCACGACCGTGCCCGACCGGCCCGGTGAGCCGCCCGCGAGCGGGGAGCTCGTCGGCGCGATACGGCGGGCCCACGCGCGCGAGGTGGTGCTGCTGCCGAACGACGCCGAGCTGCGGCACACCGCCGCGGCGGCGGCCGAGCAGGCCCGCGCCGAGGGCATCCGGATCGCGCTCATCCCGACCCGCTCGGCGGTCCAGGGCATCGCCGCGATCGCCGTCCACGAGCCCGACCGGCGCTTCGACGAGGACGTCGTGGCGATGACCTCGGCCGCGGGGGCGACCCGGTACGGCGAACTGGCCGTCGCCGAGCGGCAGTCGTGGACCATGGCGGGCATCTGCCAGGCCGGGGACGTCCTCGGCCTGATCGACGGAGACGTGGCGGTCATCGGCGGCGAGGTCCCCGTGACGGCCCGCACGGTCCTCGACCGGATGCTGGCGGCGGGCGGCGAACTCGTCACGCTCGTCCTCGGCGAGGAGGTCTCCGACGAGGTCGCGGCCGGGCTCGAACAGCATGTGCGCGAGTCCTACCTGGCCGTGGACACGGTGGTGTACCGCGGCGGGCGGCAGTCGGCGCTGATGCTGATCGGCGTCGAGTAG
- a CDS encoding IclR family transcriptional regulator, with the protein MAAKNASLGPADTESGRGLVKSAERTARIMETLAESADGLSLSGLQERTGYPRSSLYALLRTLTTLKWIETSDGEQTYGIGPRALLAGTAYLDRDPALPFAVQQLESLRAETGYTVHYARLDAPNVIYLASREVTEPKRLVSRVGRQLPAHATSLGKALLAERTSAEVDAILPEDGLRQLTEHTVATRAALHDELEAGRMRGWSIEREQNTAGLCCVAACVGYRIPATDAISCSMPLSRACDRELSRVTEALRRHADELAGTLRRKGIR; encoded by the coding sequence GTGGCAGCGAAGAACGCCTCGTTGGGCCCGGCGGACACCGAGTCGGGCCGCGGCCTGGTCAAGTCCGCCGAGCGCACCGCACGGATCATGGAGACGCTCGCCGAGTCCGCGGACGGCCTCAGCCTGAGCGGACTCCAGGAGCGGACCGGCTACCCCCGCTCCAGCCTGTACGCCCTGCTGCGCACGCTGACGACGCTGAAGTGGATCGAGACCTCCGACGGCGAGCAGACGTACGGCATCGGACCGCGCGCGCTGCTCGCGGGCACCGCCTACCTCGACCGCGACCCGGCGCTGCCCTTCGCCGTCCAGCAGCTCGAGAGCCTGCGGGCCGAGACCGGCTACACCGTGCACTACGCGCGCCTGGACGCCCCGAACGTCATCTATCTGGCCAGCCGCGAGGTCACGGAGCCCAAGCGCCTCGTGTCCCGCGTGGGCCGTCAACTGCCCGCGCACGCCACCTCGTTGGGCAAGGCCCTGCTCGCCGAGCGGACCTCGGCCGAGGTCGACGCGATCCTCCCGGAGGACGGGCTGCGGCAGTTGACCGAGCACACGGTGGCCACCCGCGCGGCGCTCCACGACGAGCTGGAGGCGGGCCGGATGCGCGGCTGGTCGATCGAGCGGGAGCAGAACACCGCGGGGCTGTGCTGCGTGGCGGCCTGCGTCGGCTACCGCATCCCGGCGACCGACGCGATCAGCTGCTCGATGCCGCTGTCCCGCGCCTGTGACAGGGAACTCTCCCGCGTCACGGAGGCGCTGCGCCGGCACGCGGACGAACTGGCGGGAACCCTGCGCCGCAAGGGCATCCGCTAG
- a CDS encoding glucarate dehydratase family protein, which produces MSDTEKHRISEVRVTPVAFRDLPLLNSVGVHEPFALRSVVEVVTDSGLCGLGESYGDLPHLGRLERAGQHLVGIDVFDLNGVWRAVNESLAADSGVGGHGMSGMVTDSSLADRVVSPFEVAALDLQGKVVGRPVSDLLGGAVRDRVAYSAYLFYKWAGHPGQDDDEWGAALDPEGLVRQARRIIDAYGFGAIKLKGGVFAPEEEIEAVRALRAAFPELPLRLDPNGAWNVASSVKVGQELDGVVEYLEDPTPGIEGMARVAREVSMPLATNMCVVAFKHLPPAVRQDAVQVVLSDHHFWGGLRRSQRLGAICETFGMGLSMHSNSHLGISLAAMTHLASATPNLDYACDTHWPWKDPAEDVVVPGALTFKDGAVAVPTTPGLGVELDRDALARLHEQYLDCGIRERDDTSYMRRFQPEFDPTVPRW; this is translated from the coding sequence ATGTCTGACACTGAGAAGCACCGGATCTCCGAGGTGCGCGTGACGCCGGTGGCGTTCCGGGACCTTCCGCTGCTCAATTCCGTAGGTGTGCACGAGCCCTTCGCGCTGCGCTCGGTCGTCGAGGTCGTGACCGACAGCGGTCTGTGCGGGCTCGGTGAGTCCTACGGGGACCTGCCGCATCTGGGCCGCCTTGAGCGGGCCGGGCAGCACCTGGTCGGCATCGACGTCTTCGATCTGAACGGCGTCTGGCGCGCGGTCAATGAGTCGCTGGCCGCCGACAGCGGCGTGGGCGGGCACGGAATGAGCGGGATGGTGACCGACAGCTCCCTCGCCGACCGGGTCGTCTCGCCCTTCGAGGTCGCCGCGCTCGACCTTCAGGGCAAGGTCGTCGGCCGCCCCGTGAGCGACCTGCTCGGCGGCGCCGTGCGCGACCGCGTCGCCTACAGCGCGTACCTCTTCTACAAGTGGGCCGGCCACCCCGGGCAGGACGACGACGAGTGGGGTGCCGCCCTTGACCCGGAGGGTCTGGTCCGGCAGGCGCGGCGCATCATCGACGCGTACGGGTTCGGCGCGATCAAGCTGAAGGGTGGCGTCTTCGCGCCCGAGGAGGAGATCGAGGCGGTCCGTGCGCTGCGCGCGGCCTTCCCCGAGCTGCCGCTCCGGCTCGACCCCAACGGGGCCTGGAACGTGGCCAGTTCGGTCAAGGTCGGGCAGGAGCTCGACGGGGTCGTCGAGTACCTGGAGGACCCGACGCCCGGCATCGAGGGCATGGCCCGCGTCGCGCGCGAGGTGTCGATGCCGCTCGCCACCAACATGTGCGTCGTCGCCTTCAAGCACCTGCCGCCGGCCGTGCGCCAGGACGCCGTCCAAGTGGTGCTGTCCGACCACCACTTCTGGGGCGGGCTCCGGCGGTCCCAGCGGCTCGGCGCGATCTGCGAGACGTTCGGCATGGGCCTGTCCATGCACTCCAACTCGCATCTGGGCATCAGCCTCGCGGCCATGACCCACCTCGCCTCCGCCACCCCGAACCTCGACTACGCCTGCGACACGCACTGGCCGTGGAAGGACCCCGCCGAGGACGTCGTCGTGCCCGGGGCGCTCACGTTCAAGGACGGCGCCGTCGCCGTGCCCACCACCCCGGGACTCGGCGTCGAGCTCGACCGTGACGCGCTCGCCCGGCTGCATGAGCAGTACCTCGACTGCGGCATCCGCGAGCGCGACGACACCTCCTACATGCGCCGCTTCCAGCCGGAGTTCGACCCGACGGTGCCGCGGTGGTGA